Below is a window of Flavobacterium sp. N2820 DNA.
AGGTGAAGTAGCTAATAACAACATTGGTTTTTCTTGAAAAGTTTTAGCGTTTATTCGAGAAGACCAATCTAATATGTTTTTAAATGCTGACGAAAAATTTCCATTATGTTCAGCAAACGAAATCACGATTAAATCTGCACTTCCAATTTTTGCATAAAACTCTTGAGCTAATGGATGAATACCATTCTCAGCTTGTTTATCTACCGAAAAAACAGGCATTTCATAATCGTTTAAATCTAAAATTTCTACAGAAACATTTTGAAATTGATTAGCGGTATAAGAAGCTAATTGTTTATTAATGGAAGACTTGCTCGATGAAGCTCCAAAAGCGATGATTTTTTTAGTCATTTTTGTTTAGATAGTATGTTAAAGCACCAGAAGGACATTTGTTTACGGTTTCAATAATTTTTTCTGTCGTTGAATTATCGGGAGTAATCCAAGGTTGTTCTTTTGGTTTAAAAACAGCAGGATTATTTTTAACGCAATTGGCAGAATGCGTACACTTTCCAGATTGCCATACAATGGTTACTTCACCATTTGTATATTCTTTTTTAATGTCTTTTGGATCCATAACTATTTGGTTTAGATTTATAATACGTCTCTAAATTCGGGAGTTTTATCAAAAACACTTTTGGCAAACGGACAAAGCGGAATAATTTTGATGCCTTTTTTTCGAGCAAATTCCACCGCTTTGGTCACCATTTTTTTACCAAAACCTTTTCCTTCATTTCCAGGATTAACTTCAGTGTGGTCGATGATGATTTTATCTTCGCCAGCAAAAACAAAAGTCATCAAAGACTCTTGTTTTCCATTTACTTCAATGTAAAAAGCTCCGTTTTTATCATTGATTTTTAGTTGTACTTCGTCGTTCATAGTTGTAATTATTGTTCCATCGGAATTTCCATCACTAAAAACTTCGCATTTGAATTCGCCTTGATTTCAATTTCATTGGTTGCCCAAATCCCAATTGCATCTCTTCTTTCTAGTTTTTCGCCATTTACTTCAATTTCACCTTCAATATTCATGATATAAAATCCGTTTCCTTCTTTTTTCAAACTTAATTTTTTTGAAAAACCGTTGTCAAAATCACTCAAATAAAACCAAGCATCTTGATGAATCCAAACACCTTCGTCGTCTGCATTTGGAGATAAGATTTGCGCAAAATCATTTTTTTGTAAAGATTGGTCTAATGTAATTTGTTGGTAACGAGGTTCCACATTTCTATATTTTGGAAACAACCAAATTTGAAACAATTTTGTGTGTTGGTCAGGATTTGGATTGAATTCGCTGTGTTGAATTCCGGTTCCAGCACTCATTACTTGCACATCTCCTGTTTTGATAGTTGCGGCATTTCCCATACTGTCTTTATGAGCTAAATCGCCTTCTAGCGGAATGGTGATAATTTCCATATTATCGTGCGGATGTGTTCCAAAACCCATTCCTGCTGCAACGGTATCGTCGTTTAAAACGCGCAACATTCCAAATTGTACTCTATCAGGATTGTACCAACTTGCAAAACTAAAACTATGATATGCATTTAACCATCCATGATCTGCATGGCCTCTTGAATCTGCTTTGTGTAAAACGATATTTTTCATAATGTATAAATTTAGTAATTATTATGATACAAATTTACACTGATGAATAGGAAAGAGCACTTAACCTAGATTAAGAAATTATTTCTTCAGCAATCGCGCTTTCATTTTGCTAAAAAACTCAGGAGTTACCCCAATGTAAGAGGCAATATGTTTTTGTGGTACTTTTTGAATTAAGGTAGGATATTTAGAACAGAATTTTTCAAAACGTTCATCGGCGGTTAAACTCAAATTATCCATTAATCGCTCTTGATGGGAAACCAATGAATTTTCGGCTAATATTCTGAAAAAACGTTCTAATTTCGGGATTTCTTGATAAAGAATTTCTTGGTTTTCTTTAGTAATAATCACTACTTCGGCATCTTCTAAAACTTCTATAAAAAGATTGCCAGGTTTTTCCGAAATATAACTATACATATCACCAATCCACCAACCTTCGCAAGCAAAATGTAATACGTGTTCAATAATATTATCGTTGATATTGAAACTTCTTAAAATACCAGAATTTACAAAATATGTGCAATTAGCAATTTCGCCCGAACTCAATAAAATGGTTTTGGCTTTGAATTGTTTAGTTTCGGTTTTAGACAAGAATAAGCGTTCTTCATCAATAGTCAAAGCAACGTGTTTGGCGATATTTTGTAAAATAGATTGCATAAGTTCAAAAATACAAAACAATTTTAACTTCTCATTTTAAAGAAATGGTATATTTGAAAAAAAGTAGAAATGAAAACCGAAAAAGAGAAAATGCTTTCGGGAGAAAATTATTTTTCCAATGATAAAGAGTTGGTTTTAGAACGAGTGAAAGCAAAAAAACTACTACATAAATTAAATATCACCGAATATTTAATGAACGGAAATGCACGCACTATTCTTCGAGAATTATTGCCTAATGCACATAAAAGAATATATATTGAACCACCATTTCATTGTGATTATGGGTATAATATTCATTTGGGCGAAATGGTTTATTTCAATGTGAATTGTGTTGTTTTAGATACCGCAAAAGTTAG
It encodes the following:
- a CDS encoding Crp/Fnr family transcriptional regulator, producing MQSILQNIAKHVALTIDEERLFLSKTETKQFKAKTILLSSGEIANCTYFVNSGILRSFNINDNIIEHVLHFACEGWWIGDMYSYISEKPGNLFIEVLEDAEVVIITKENQEILYQEIPKLERFFRILAENSLVSHQERLMDNLSLTADERFEKFCSKYPTLIQKVPQKHIASYIGVTPEFFSKMKARLLKK
- a CDS encoding NADPH-dependent FMN reductase — protein: MTKKIIAFGASSSKSSINKQLASYTANQFQNVSVEILDLNDYEMPVFSVDKQAENGIHPLAQEFYAKIGSADLIVISFAEHNGNFSSAFKNILDWSSRINAKTFQEKPMLLLATSPGARGGSSVLDIATKRFPFQGGIVKGSFSLPSFNDNFDAEKGITNEELKNQLLEIVNSIEF
- a CDS encoding sugar O-acetyltransferase; translated protein: MKTEKEKMLSGENYFSNDKELVLERVKAKKLLHKLNITEYLMNGNARTILRELLPNAHKRIYIEPPFHCDYGYNIHLGEMVYFNVNCVVLDTAKVSIGNNVFIGPGVHIYTATHSTNAVERRKTEFAKPVSIGNDCWIGGNAIICPGVTIGDGCTIGAGSVVTKDIPANSLAVGNPAKVIKKLNE
- a CDS encoding GNAT family N-acetyltransferase; translation: MNDEVQLKINDKNGAFYIEVNGKQESLMTFVFAGEDKIIIDHTEVNPGNEGKGFGKKMVTKAVEFARKKGIKIIPLCPFAKSVFDKTPEFRDVL
- a CDS encoding (4Fe-4S)-binding protein; amino-acid sequence: MDPKDIKKEYTNGEVTIVWQSGKCTHSANCVKNNPAVFKPKEQPWITPDNSTTEKIIETVNKCPSGALTYYLNKND
- a CDS encoding pirin family protein, coding for MKNIVLHKADSRGHADHGWLNAYHSFSFASWYNPDRVQFGMLRVLNDDTVAAGMGFGTHPHDNMEIITIPLEGDLAHKDSMGNAATIKTGDVQVMSAGTGIQHSEFNPNPDQHTKLFQIWLFPKYRNVEPRYQQITLDQSLQKNDFAQILSPNADDEGVWIHQDAWFYLSDFDNGFSKKLSLKKEGNGFYIMNIEGEIEVNGEKLERRDAIGIWATNEIEIKANSNAKFLVMEIPMEQ